A genomic stretch from Peromyscus eremicus chromosome 6, PerEre_H2_v1, whole genome shotgun sequence includes:
- the Mfn1 gene encoding mitofusin-1 gives MAETVSPLKHFVLAKKAITAIFGQLLEFVTEGSHFVEATYRNPELDRIATEDDLVEIQGYRNKLAVIGEVLSRRHMKVAFFGRTSSGKSSVINAMLWDKVLPSGIGHTTNCFLSVEGTDGDKAYLMTEGSDEKKSVKTVNQLAHALHMDKDLKAGCLVHVFWPKAKCALLRDDLVLVDSPGTDVTTELDIWIDKFCLDADVFVLVANSESTLMNTEKHFFHKVNERLSKPNIFILNNRWDASASEPEYMEDVRRQHMERCLHFLVEELKVVSPLEARNRIFFVSAKEVLNSRKHKAQGMPEGGGALAEGFQARLQEFQNFEQTFEECISQSAVKTKFEQHTIRAKQILDTVKNILDSVNVAAAEKRVYSMEEREDQIDRLDFIRNQMNLLTLDVKKKIKEVTEEVANKVSCAMTDEICRLSVLVDEFCSEFHPTPSVLKVYKSELNKHIEDGMGRNLADRCTNEVNASMLQSQQEIIENLKPLLPAGIQNKLHTLIPCKKFDLSYDLNCHKLCSDFQEDIVFRFSLGWSSLVHRFLGSTNAQRVLLGLSEPIFQLPRSLASTPTAPPNPATPDNAAQEELMITLITGLASLTSRTSMGIIVVGGVIWKTVGWKLISVSLSMYGALYLYERLTWTTRAKERAFKQQFVNYATEKLQMIVSFTSANCSHQVQQEMATTFARLCQQVDVTQKHLEEEIARLSKEIDQLEKIQNNSKLLRNKAVQLESELENFTKQFLHSSNEES, from the exons ATGGCAGAAACCGTGTCTCCGCTGAAGCACTTTGTGCTGGCAAAGAAGGCCATCACTGCAATCTTTGGCCAGTTACTGGAGTTTGTTACCGAAGGGTCACATTTTGTTGAAG CAACATACAGGAATCCGGAACTTGATCGAATAGCAACTGAGGATGATCTGGTGGAAATACAGGGCTACAGAAACAAGCTTGCTGTCATTGGGGAGGTGCTGTCACGGAGACATATGAAAGTGGCGTTTTTTGGCAG GACGAGTAGTGGCAAGAGCTCTGTCATCAATGCAATGCTGTGGGATAAAGTTCTCCCTAGCGGGATTGGCCACACAACCAACTGCTTCCTGAGTGTCGAGGGAACCGATGGAGATAAAGCCTACCTTATGACCGAAGGGTCAGATGAAAAGAAAAGTGTGAAG ACAGTTAATCAGCTGGCCCATGCTCTCCATATGGACAAAGACTTGAAAGCTGGCTGCCTCGTGCATGTATTTTGGCCCAAAGCAAAATGTGCCCTCTTGAGAGATGACCTGGTTTTAGTAGACAG CCCAGGTACAGATGTTACCACAGAGCTGGATATCTGGATTGATAAGTTCTGCCTCGATGCTGATGTCTTTGTTTTGGTTGCAAACTCAGAATCAACACTGATGAACACG GAGAAACATTTTTTCCATAAGGTGAATGAGCGGCTCTCCAAGCCAAACATTTTCATTCTGAATAATCGTTGGGATGCTTCTGCCTCAGAGCCAGAATATATGGAAGAT GTGCGAAGACAGCACATGGAAAGATGCCTTCACTTCTTGGTAGAAGAGCTCAAAGTTGTAAGTCCTTTGGAAGCTCGGAATCGGATCTTTTTTGTTTCAGCCAAGGAAGTTCTCAACTCCCGAAAGCATAAAGCCCAGGGGATGCCAGAAGGTG GTGGGGCACTTGCAGAAGGATTTCAGGCAAGATTACAAGAGTTTCAGAATTTTGAACAAACTTTTGAG GAGTGTATCTCGCAGTCAGCAGTGAAAACAAAGTTTGAACAGCACACTATCAGAGCTAAACAGATACTAGACACTGTGAAAAACATACTGGACTCAGTAAACGTGGCAGCAGCAGAGAAGAG GGTTTATTcaatggaagagagggaagaccAAATTGATAGACTGGACTTTATCCGAAACCAGATGAACCTCTTAACACTGGATGTTAAGAAGAAAATCAAGGAAGTCACGGAGGAGGTGGCAAACAAG GTTTCTTGTGCAATGACAGATGAAATTTGTCGACTGTCTGTTTTGGTTGATGAGTTTTGTTCTGAGTTTCATCCTACCCCCAGTGTGCTGAAAGTATATAAGAGT GAATTAAATAAGCACATAGAAGATGGTATGGGAAGAAATTTGGCTGATCGGTGCACCAATGAAGTCAATGCTTCCATGCTTCAATCTCAACAAGAAATTATCG AAAACTTGAAACCATTGCTTCCAGCCGGTATACAGAATAAACTTCATACACTGATTCCTTGCAAAAAGTTTGATCTCAGCTATGATCTCAATTGCCACAAGTTGTGTTCCGATTTTCAAGAGGACATTGTGTTTCGATTTTCCCTGGGCTGGTCCTCCCTTGTGCATCGATTCCTGGGCTCCACAAATGCACAGAGGGTGCTGCTTGGGCTCTCAGAGCCCATCTTTCAG CTCCCTAGATCTCTAGCTTCAACTCCCACTGCTCCTCCTAATCCAGCAACGCCGGATAATGCAGCCCAGGAAGAGCTCATGATCACCTTGATCACAGGATTGGCGTCCCTCACATCTAGAACCTCCATGGGCATCATAGTTGTTGGGGGAGTG ATTTGGAAGACAGTGGGCTGGAAACTCATCTCTGTTTCCTTAAGTATGTATGGAGCTTTGTATCTGTATGAAAGGCTGACCTGGACCACCCGTGCTAAAGAGAGAGCATTTAAGCAGCAGTTTGTGAACTATGCAACCGAAAAGctgcagatgattgtgagcttcACAAGTGCAAACTGCAGCCACCAAGTACAGCA